One Natrinema longum genomic window, GATATATACGGTCAGTTGTGAATACGAAAAATGGTGATGGCTCGGCCCGCCCGCGATCCGACCGACGACCTGCTGGTCGCTGCCGACGTCCTCGGATCGTTCGGTGTCACGGCGACGGATCTCGCCGGCGAGCCGGCCGAGGAGAACGGCCTCGAGGACGCAGTGGCCGACGTCCTTTCGACGGGCGTCGATCGGACGGCGGTGCTCCGGCGGACCATCGCGCGAAGCGACCGTGGAATCGACTGTACGGCGCGGTACTCACGGGCTGATCTCGAGGCGGAACTCGAGGCCGCCTTCGAGGCGATCGGCTGGTCGTTCGCGAGTTCGGCCACGTCCGGGAGACTGGAACTGACCGCGACCGATCCCCACGGGCGGAGCCGCGAGGCGACAGTTACCTATCCCGAAACGCCCCTCGCATCCGATAACCTCCCCGCGGTCCTGTGGACGATCACCGAGACGGTCCTCGCCGGGACCGACGCACGGTTCGTCCTCCTCTCGTCGGGCGTCGATCGCTGGCGTGGCGCGCTGGCGGCCGAACCCGAACTCGAGCGACTCCGCGAGCGGTACGGACCGCGGATCGAGGCGTTCGATCGTCCGCTGTGTCCCGAGTACGGACTCGCGGCGTACGTTCCCGGGGCGGAACCCGACGGGTCGTCGGCACTCGGAGCCGATAGCCACGGTTTCGAACCCCACGACGACCCCTGGCCACCGTGGGCACTCGAGTACGAGACCCACGGACGAAGCGACCCGGATCCCGGGAGCGTCGACTCCCTCATCGAGGACGCCGAGCCGTCTTCGGCGGCGACCGACTCGACCCGGCCGTCGACCTCGGAGGCGTCCACGTCGGACGAGCGACGCGAAATCGACGGCTTCGAACTCCGCGGCGCGCCGTCGGTTTCGCGGACCCGTCCTGAGGGGTCGACCGAGACGGGCGACTCCGGACGGTCGTCGGGCGACTCGAGTCGCCCCGATCGATCGGCGGGGGCCGACGAGTCGTCGACGCGGACGACCGAGTTCGGGACGCTGTCGGGATCGACCACGACCACGCGCGTCGAGAACGACTCGTTCGGGACGGATCTCGACCCCCAGTCCGAGGACGACCGTTACCGTGCCGTCGGTGCGGCGCTCGATGCCGGTGGAACGGTCTCCGTTCGAGGCTTGCTCGAGGACGACGAGTTCCTCCCGGAGCTACCGGCCGTCGAGCCCACCGAGACCCGTATCGAGTTCGACGACGAGTGTGCCCCCGTCGAGCCCCCCGATGCGACCGCAGCGGCCGAGGAGTCGGGATTCGAGTGGGTCGAGACGGGCTCGCTCGAGACGATGCGGCTCTCGGATGGATAGTCCTGCCGTGTGGTAGCTCACATCACAACGTTTTTACGCCGCTCACGAGTGGCCTCGAGTATGGCAGCCGAATCCCAGGTTCGTGCCAGTGACGGCACCCGACCACAGCGACCGCGATCGGGATTCGGTTTCTTCTTCGCCCGGTGACCCGGGCCGGTGGACTCGCGAGCCCTCACATCGAGTGCTCGCGGCGAAACCGACCGTTCGAGGCCCCAGCGGGGAGCCGTCCCCGCACAGTATCGGAACCGCTAACTAACCGACACGCAGGGATACGAACAAGCGAATGCAACTGCCAGCACAACAGGTCGCGGTCTTGGAGACCGCGAACGCGGACGAGGCAACGTCCGTCGACGCCCTCGCCGCGGCGACCGAACTCCCGCCCGAAACCGTCACCGGGGCCGTCTTCGAACTCGAGGACGAGGGACTGGTCGCCGTCAGCGAACGCGTCGACGAAACGGTCACGCTCACCGACGAGGGACACGACTACGCCGAGACGGGACTGCCCGAGATCCGACTCTACGAGGCCGCCCTCGAGGCCGGTGCCGACGCCGACCCCGTCTCGATGGGGCAGGTCATCGGTGCGTCGGGGCTTGAGGGCGGTGCGGTCGACATCGCGCTCTCGAACTACGCGCGCAAGGGCTACGGCGTCATCGACAGCGGCGAGCTCACCGCCGATGCCGACGCGGATCCGGACGCCGACGCGGAGGCGAACGCGCTCGCGGCGCTCGACGACGTGGACGATGCGCCGGTCGATAGCGTCGCCGTCGACGAGGACATTATCGACCAGCTCGAGCGCCGCGGCCTGCTCGAGCGCCGCGAGTCGACGGTCCGCGAGGTAACCCTGACCGAGCGCGCGGTGACGGAGCTGATGGCGGGGATCGAGACGGCCGAGACGGTCGGTCAGGTCACGCCGGAGCTACTCACCAGCGGCGAGTGGGAGGACGTCGAGTTCTCCGAGTACAACGTCGAGGCCGACGCCGAGCGCTTCGACGGCGGCAAGGTCCACATCCTGCGCCAGACTGCCGAGCGCGTCAAAGACGTCCTCGTCGGCATGGGCTTCCAGGAGATGGAAGGCCCCCACGTCGACGCGGACTTCTGGATCAACGACTGCCTGTTCATGCCCCAGGACCATCCCGCACGCACCCACTGGGACCGGTTCGCCCTCGAGCAGCCGACCCACATCGACGACCTCCCCGACGACCTCGTCGACCGCGTCGAGCGCGCCCACAAAGAAGGCGTCGGCCCGGACGGCGAGGGGTATCACTCGCCGTGGGACGAGGACTTCGCGCGGGCGCTCGCGCTGCGCGGGCACACCACGTCGCTGTCGACGCGCTATCTCTCCGGCGAGGAGATCGGCGATCTCGAGCCGCCACAGCGGTACTTCAGCGTCGAGAAGGTGTACCGCAACGACACGCTCGACCCGACGCATCTGCTCGAGTTCTTCCAGATCGAGGGCTGGGTGATGGCCGAGGACCTCTCGGTGCGCGATCTGATGGGAACCTTCGAGGAGTTCTACGCCCAGTTCGGGATCACGGACATCCAGTTCAAACCCCACTACAACCCCTACACGGAGCCGAGTTTCGAGCTGTTTGGCACCCACCCGACGACCGGCGAACTCGTCGAGATCGGCAACTCGGGGATCTTCCGCGAGGAGATGCTCGAGCCGCTGGGCGTCGAGTGTGACGTGATGGCCTGGGGACTCGCTCTCGAGCGACTGCTCATGCTGATGTACGGCTTCGAGGACATCCGCGACATCCACGGGACGCTGTGTGACCTGGAACTGCTGCGCGAAACGGAGGTGACCTACTGATGCCCACGGTCGATATCGACCCCGACGAACTGCGTGACCTGACCGGCCACGACGAGAAGAGCGACGAAGAGCTACAGGAAGACCTGTTCGGGCTCGGCCTCGAGTTCGAGGGACGGACGGAGGACGGCGAGTTCGAACTCGAGTTCGCACCCGACCGGCTCGATCGACTCTCCGTCGAGGGCGTCGCCCGCTCGATGCGCTACCAGTACGGCGACGCACGCGGGGTACACGTCCCCTCGCCCAACTCTCCCGACTGGACGATCGAGGTCGCGGCGTCGGTCCCCGACGAGCGTCCATACGTCACCGGCGCGGTGATCCGCGACGTCGATCTCGACGAGGAGGCCCTCGAGTCGCTCATCCAACTCCAGGAGAAGCTCCACGCGACGATGGGCCGCAAGCGCGCGAAGGGTGCGATCGGGATCCACGACCTGACGATGCTGAAGGGCACCGCTGCGACGGAGGGCAACCCGACGATCCAGTACGTCGGCGTCGAACCGGACGAGGACCGGTTCGTCCCCCTCGACTCCGATCAGGAGATGACGCCGGCGGACGTGCTCGAGGACCACGGGACGGGCCAGACCTACGCCGATCTCGTCAGCGAGTACGACCGCTATCCCGCGATCTACGACAGCATCGGTCTGTTCTCGTTCCCGCCGGTCATCAACGGCCGGCGCACCGAGGTGTCGACGGACTCGCGGGACCTGTTCGTCGAGATGACCGGCACCGATCAGTGGACGATCGACAAGATGCTGAACATCGTCTGCTACGCGCTGTCGGCTCGGGGAGCCACGCTCGAGGAGGTGACGGTCGAGTATCCGGATAGCGAGTCCGCGAACGCGGACTCGAACGGGAGCCGGACTGCGTCCGGCGGACGCGAGCTCGTCCGGCCCGACCTCTCGATGAAGACGAAGACGGTCGCCCACGACCGCATCGAGACCATCCTCGGCATCGGGCTCGATCCCGACGACGTGATCGACCTCGCCGAGCGGTCGGGGCTCGAGGCGGCGAAAGAAGAGAACGAGAACGCCGATCTCGTCTACGAGGTCACTATCCCGCCCTACCGCGTCGACGTGCTCCACCCGCTGGACGTCATCGACGACCTCGGGCGGGCCTACGGCTTCAACGAACTCGAGCCTCGCTACCCCGACGTGGGGACCGTCGGCGGCCGCCACGAGCGCTCCCGACTCGAGCGCGCGGTCCGTGAGGGCCTCGTCGGCCTGGGCTTCGAGGACCTGCTGAACTTCCACATGATCAGCGAGGAAGAGAACTACGACCGGCTCGACGTGGCCCCCGGTGACGACGTCTACGGGGCCGGCGAGCCGGCGACGATCAAAGAGCCCTACAGCGAGGACTTCACCATGCTGCGGACCTGGGTCATGCCGTCGCTGTTGATGGTCCTCGAGCGCAACACCCACCGCTCGTACCCGCAGAACCTCGCCGAGATCGGCTTCGCGGCCGCGGTCGACGAGAGCGAAAACACCGGCGTCAGCGAGGGTCGCCGCGTCGGGGCCGTCCTCGCCCACCACGACGCCGGCTACGAGGACGCCAAGGCACGGCTGCAGGCGCTCGCCCGCAACTTCGACGTCGACCTCGAGACGCCCCCCACCGACCACCCGACCTTCATTTCGGGTCGAACCGCGGCGGTCGTCATCGACGGCGAGGAAGTCGGCGTCATCGGCGAGGTCCACCCGAAGGTGCTCGTCGAACACGACCTCGAGGTGCCGGTGTCGGCCTTCGAGTTCGACCTCGAGGCGCTCCGATAGGGCCGGGAACGAAGCGAGCGGTTCTTTTTCGGCCGGCTGTCTCGAGGGACTCCGCTGACCGCGGGCGTCGCGACGAACGCCAGAAGCAGGGGCTGTCGTGCGAAGACTCGTGGCGCGGGAACCGATAGTAGCCACCGAAGGTCACTGCACATCTAATCGCGCGACAGCGTTGCGATTAGTGCGTCAATCGTTTCAACGGCTACTACCGTCGTCGGCGTCGACCGCGGCCTGTGTCTCCGCGAGCGTGAAGTTCCCCTCGTAGAGCGCGCTGCCGACGACGACCGCAGCGGCACCGGCGTCCGCCAGCTCTCGCACGTCCGCGAGCGTCGCGACGCCGCCGCTGGCGATCACGGGGATATCCGTCGCCGCGACCAGTTCGCGGACGGGGTCGGTCGCGACGCCCTCGAGTCGCCCCTCGACGTCGACGTTCGTAAAGAGGATCGCGGCGGCCCCGAGCTCCGCGTAGCGTTCGGCGGCCTCGACCGGACTGATTCCCGCGCCTTCGGTCCATCCCTCGACGACGACCTCGCCGTCTTTCGCGTCGAGGCTGACGACCACGCTGTCGGGGTGGGTCTCGCTGATTTCGGCGACGATCTCGGGGTGTTCGACTGCTGCAGTGCCGAGGATGACGCGGTCGACGCCCCGCTCGAGCAGATCGATCGCACCCTCGGCGGTGCGGATCCCACCGCCGAGCTGGGTCGGCACGTCGACGGCGTCGATCACCGCGTCGATGGCGTCGGCGTTCGCCCGTTCACCCTCGAACGCGCCGTCGAGGTCGACGAGGTGGAGCGTCGTCGCGCCGGCGTCGATCCACCGCCGGGCCGCCTCGACGGGATCGCCGTAGGTCGTCTCCGTCCCCCGCTCTCCCTGGACGAGCTGGACGACCTCGCCGTCCTGGATGTCGACCGCCGGAATCACCTCGAAGCTCCCGAACCGACCGCTCGCGTCGTCGTTCATACTCGAGTGGGCGAGGCCGGCGCGAGTAAAAGCGACGGTTTCGCCGAACGACCACCGTCCTTCCACTGTCCGCGTTCGCGCCCGCAGTAACGTTCCTCGCGCTGATGAGTACGAGACGGTCGTGATCGGCAGTCACGGGGAACCGTCGCGGAACGGCTGTTCGTCGGGAACGTCGCTGAAATGCCCGTTCGCCGGTCGCCGGTGCCGGTCGTAGTCGTTCGGTGAGTGGAGTGCAGTTCGAACGGTCCCACTGACTGATGGTTGCCGACGCTGACGCGAATAGGCGCGCTTTTACGGTCGGATCGCATGACTATCGAACGTGCCGGAAGTACTACTTATCGTCGGGATCCTCACCGCGATCTTCGTCGGCTACAATATTGGCGGATCGACGACCGGTCCCGCCTTCGGCCCAGCCGTCGGCGCGAACGTGATCACGAAGGTGATGGCTGCCGGGCTGATGTCTGTCTTCTTCTTCATCGGAGCCTACACCATCGGCCCGAACGTCGTCGATACGCTCGGTACGGATCTCGTCAACGACACGTCGATCTTTACGCTCCGATCGAACGTCGCCGTGCTCTTCTTTATCGGCGGCGCGTTGTTCGTCGGCAACTACGCGGGCGTTCCCGCGTCGACGTCGATGACTGCAGTCGGGGCGATCGCCGCGCTCGGGCTCGCAACGGGCGAACTCAACTGGGATATACTCGGCGAGATCGCCGTCTGGTGGATCGTCGCGCCGATCCTCGGGTTCTGGGTCGCCGGCGTCGTCGGCCGGTACTTCTACCCCCGGATCAACGCCTGGGTCGCGATCGAAAGCAAAGAGGGCGGCCGACCGATGGTCTCGGTCGATCGGTCGGGACTCGTCCCGCGACTCCAGTTCGGGGTCGACGCCAATCGGCGGGAGATCACCGGTGCGCTGGTCGTCGTTGCGATCGGCTGTCTGATGGGATTCTCGTCGGGGACGAGCAACATCGCCAACGCGATCGCGCCGATCTACGGGACCGGTGACGTCGATATGGTGCCGCTGATCCTGATCGGCTCGGCGGCGGTCGCGGTCGGCTGTTTCACCATCGCTCGCCGCACCCTCGACACCCTCGGCAACGACATCACGCACCTTCCGCTGACGGCCGCGATCGTCGTCGCCGTCATCAGTTCGGGGATCGTCATCGGTCTCTCGTCGATCGGCATCCCCGCGAGCTTCGTCGTCATCGCGACGATGAGTATCGTCGGGCTGGGCTGGGGACGAGCGACCCGCACGACGACGCTGTCCGGTGTCAGAGCCGGCGAGGAGACCCGCGTCTCGGTCGGCGCACTGACCGCCGATGAGGAAGGTGAACGCTCCCCCAAGATCGGCGAGGAAGAGCCGGCGGACATCCCGAAAGCGTCGGACCTGTTCGATCCCTCGACGACGGCCCGTGTGATCCTCATGCAAAACGTCGTACCGGCCATCTCGACGGTCGGAGCCTACCTCACCTTCCGATTCGTCCCGGTCTTCGGGTTCTAATCGGTTGGCGAACACCTCGAGACCGGCTCGCTGTCGTAACGGCCCCCTATCGCCCCCTCGACGGGAGCGAACGGGGAGAGGCATCAGATATTTTAGATCCGGCAAGGGATACGCCGTCCCTACGAATACGTTCGGACATTTCTTTTTCTCTTCCGTTTGCCCACTATTCTTGTAACGAACTATCGAATTCTTGCCTTCGAATTGGTCAATTCCGGCTCAAAGACAATTTAGGACTGAACAGCAAGCTATACCAGTGCGGGACTCGAATCGCCGGATGATGCCCACGGTAGAATACCTCAACTACGAAGTACTGGACGATCAGGGCTGGGACATGGACGACGACGACCTCTTCGAACAGGCTGCCGACGCTGGCCTCGACGATGAGGACTACGGCACGCTCGACGTCGCCGAGGGCGAATACATCCTCGAGGCGGCCGAAGCACAGGGCTACGACTGGCCCTTCTCGTGTCGCGCCGGTGCCTGTGCGAACTGTGCCGCGATCGTCTTCGAGGGCGAGATCGAGATGGACATGCAGCAGATCCTCTCGGACGAGGAAGTCGAGGACAAAAACGTCCGCTTGACCTGCATCGGATCGGCCGAGACCGACGAGGTCAAGATCGTCTACAACGCAAAGCACCTCGACTACCTGCAGAACCGCGTCATCTAAGCAACAGCAGTTAACGATTGGTAACAGCCGGGGCGCGGTTCATCACCTCGGTCTCATGTTTTTGCGCCTTCGATAGCGACACTGCTCCCTCGGTTGCTCGACAGTCGAAACGGTGGTGTGTCTCTCTATGACTTGGGACGAGCAGGTGATGGGAGGCGTGGGCCGTGTTTAGACGCTAGTAATATTGCCTCTATGTCGGGAATTCTAGGAAATGAAGCGAGCACAGGTGGATGTGCACTCCAAACTGGCCCGCTTCACCGAACGATGCGTCGAATTGTCTCAAAAAGCTGTCGGAAGCGGTTCAACAGAACCTCTCAGCAAAGGAAAAGATGGCTACGCTGATTGGGTGATCGTAGCGATCCACGGTCTTCGAGAATACCTCGATCACTCCTACCGACGGTTGCTAGACGTTCTTCGAGAAATGCCTGCTATTGTCGCCAAACTCGGCCTTTCACCGGATGAGCTGCCGGACTTCACCACCGTTTGTGCTCGAAAACAAGATCTCAAGATGCCCGTCTGGCGGATGCTGTTGCAGCTGTCGGCGGAACTGTTCGATACCGGAGAGGTACAAGCAATCGACTCAACCAGCATCGCTCATCGCTCGTCCAGCCATAACTACGCAAAGCGCGTCAAAGGAACGTTTGAGTCGGTCAAAGCCACTATTCTCGTAGACTGTTCTACGCGAGCTATTCTCGACGTACACTGCTCGATGAACCTACCACACGACACGCAGATTGCGTGGCAAGTCCTGAAAAGAAACCTCAGCAACGTGGAAACTATCGTTGCTGACAAAGGGTTTGATTGGGATGAACTTCGGCAGATGCTGCGAAATGAGGGGATTAGACCGGTGATCAAGCATCGTGAGTTCTATTCGCTGGACGCCGCACACAATGCTCGGATTGATGATGAAACCTACCATCAACGATCTATCGCAGAATCGATGTTTTTCGCGTTGCGCAAGCGATTCGGTTCAACACTTAAGGCAAGAACGTGGTTTGGACAGTTCCGAGAACTCGTCCTTAAGGCCGCCGTCAGAAACATTGAACAATCGCTCAGGGCCTAACTCAGATGATTTCCACCGTCTAAACAAGACCGGAGGCGTGTATTCAGCACCGCTCTCTCAAATTTAGCATCGATCGAACGAGAGGGGGTATACGGCATAGTCAGCACCCAGCTGAAGCGATTTCCACCGAAATCTAGTCTTCAGACACTGCCCGGGTCGGCGTTTCTGTCGCAGGGGAAGGTGGCTCGTGTGTGCCGAAATCGGGGTGGGTCTCCTCCATCCAGACGTACACGATCGCCCCGGAGATGAACATCAGGATCGCAGTCATGTAGAACGCAGCCTCGGCGTTCACGAACTGCATCGAGAGGCCGATCGAGATCGCACCGACTCCGTAGCCGGAGTCCCGCCACATCCGGTACACGCCCATTCCAGCCGACCGCCACGTCGGGTGGGCTGCGTCGCTAGGGACCGTCATCAGGTTTGGATACAGCAACGCCATACCCAACCCGGAGGCGGCGGCCAGAGCGGCCCACGGGAGATACCCATCGACGAACACCATCCCGAGGACGCCGGCCCCTGCGAGGAACATTCCCCAGATCACGGGAGGGCGGCGGCCGATACGGTCTGCAAGCCCTCCGGTCGCGATCTGGAGGAAATACATCGCGCTGTGGACGCCGACGACGACACCGACTGCTGCGATGCCGAGCCCCTGGCTCGTGAGATACAGCGGCACTGCGATCCAGAACAGGGTATCGACGAAGTTCTCGATGTGACCAGCCTGTGCCGCGGCGAACAAGGTCCTGTCCCCGTACGTTGCTCGCTTCAGCACCTCGCGAAACGGGAGATTCGCATCGTGGTGATCATCGTCACCTTCGGCCTGTGCGTACTGGACGGTTTCCGTGATCAGGAAGATCGAGATGAGGAACGCCAGCACGACGACCACCGCGAGGAAGTAGAACGGTTCGGGACGGAGACTCCACTGGCCAGCGATGACGCCCGTAATCCACGCACCGACGGCGACGCCGGAGTAGCCAAACGCCTCGTCGATACCGACTGCGAGACCGCGCTGGTCGGGACCTGCGAGGTCGATTTTGGCGTTGATCGCCATGCTCCAGGTCAGTGCCTGGTTGATGCCGAGGAGGATGTTCCCGACCGTGATCCAGCCCCAACTGGGAGCGACGATGAGAATAACCGGGAGGGGCAACGCGGTTGCCCACCCGAGGATGAGGACTGGCTTGCGGCCGTACTCTTCGCCCCACTTCCCGGCGTAGAGGTTGAGCAAGGCCTTGACGAACCCGAACGAGGCGACGAACGAGCCGATGACCAGAAAGGACTCGACGCCGAGTACGTCCTCGCCCAGAACGGGCACGACGGTGCGCTCGGACCCGATAGTCAGCCCGGTGGCGAACACTAACAGAACGTGCAAAGAGAACTGTCCGAGGTGCTCGCGGATCCCCTGCTTGAGTTCAGTTGTCGTACCCATCGATTACTCGGCCGCGCAGTTGTTGGGCCCCAGTTCCAAATCGGCCAGTTCGTCTGCAGGAATCGATTCCTGACCGACGTTCGTTCGCTTGACGCGCTCGAAATTCGGCGGATGTTCCGGGATGTCCGAAGCGAGTTCTCGGACGAATTCCTCACGGTCGCGTTCGAGATCCTCGTTCCGTTCTCTCACCTCGCCGAGGGTCGCCGTCACCGGCGGATCGGGAGAGCCAGGATCGTGCGCCGGTAAGACGACAGTGTCGTCCGATCGGTCCAGCAACCGCTGGAGGCTCTCGTAGAGCGTCGCGGCGTTTCCTTCGATGTCGGCGTCTTCGATCCCGGCTTCGACGCCGAGTTCGACGCGACCCACGCTCGTGTGGAAGAGCGTATCCCCCGTAATTAACGCTGCACCACCGATATCGAACGAGACGCTCCCCTCGCTGTGTCCCGGCGTGTGGATGACCTCGAGATCGAGCTGGCCGACCGTCACGGTTTGCCCCTCCTCGACGGGCGTTGCGTCGATAGCGAGCGCGTCCTCGGGATGGAGATAGTACGGCACGCCGTGACGGTCGGCGAGTTCCCCAGCGCCCGAAACGTGGTCTGCGTGTGCGTGCGTGTCGAAGACGCCAACGAGTTCGGCGTCGTAGTCCTCGAGAATCGCTTCGTATTCCTCGAGATACTGCGACGGATCGAACACGACGGCGTCTCCGTCCGAGATGAGGACGTGCGAGAGGCAGCCTTTCCCCGGACGTGCAACCTGAACGAGCGTGTCATCGAGATCGACAGGAACGGGTGCGTGCCGGTGGACACGACTCCAGCCGTTCATCCCGTCCGTGAGCGTCTCGGCGTCGTACTCGAGTTCCTGCAGCACGTCCGTTGCGGTTTGCGACACGATGCCTGCAGTACAGACGGTAACGATCTCCATCCCATCTGGAAGGTCTCCGAGGGCGTCCTTTGCCGCGTTCGGGTCGTCGGTTAGTTGGTCGTAGACGTCGACGTTAACGCTGTCCGGAATATGCCAGTCGTCGTACTCCTCTTCGTGGCGAATATCAAGCACGAGCAGGCCGTCGTCGCCGGCCTGTAACCGTTCACTGAGCTTTTCAGGGCGTATCTCTGACATCGGTAGTCACTCGTACGAGAAGTAGTAGAATATGGGTAGTGCGGGACATGACCGGCACCGTTAATTTTCTTCAGACCATTTCTACGTGTATGAGCCTTTACGAGGCCTCGTTTCGGGTCAAACACGAGTGTCCGTACCGAGAAATCTCGGAGCAGTACCCGGACCTCACGATCCGTGAGTGGTACCTGAGCGACTGCCAAGTGATCGAAATCACCTCCTCGGAATCTCCGGCCGACGAATTACTCGAGGAAATCGATCAGTTGGGGACGATCCTCCACAGATCGATCGACGAGTCCGGCCTCCACGTCGTCACGCAGTCCTGTCTCTGTTCGTTAGAGGGCTCGATCATCGAACGGTTCGAGGAGTACAATTGCCTGTACCAGCCGCCGACGATTCATCGCCAGGGCTGGGAGCACTATACGATCATCGCGTTCGACGAGAGTGATATTCAGGCGCTCCATCACGATTTGGAGGCCGACCGTGATATCGAAGTGCTCTCGAAGACGGCGATTACGGAACAGCAAATCCCTCACAGTATGTTGGCTCCGGTCGATCAGTTGTTCGAAGACGTGACCGAACGGCAGATGGCGGCGCTTCGAC contains:
- a CDS encoding phenylalanine--tRNA ligase subunit alpha encodes the protein MQLPAQQVAVLETANADEATSVDALAAATELPPETVTGAVFELEDEGLVAVSERVDETVTLTDEGHDYAETGLPEIRLYEAALEAGADADPVSMGQVIGASGLEGGAVDIALSNYARKGYGVIDSGELTADADADPDADAEANALAALDDVDDAPVDSVAVDEDIIDQLERRGLLERRESTVREVTLTERAVTELMAGIETAETVGQVTPELLTSGEWEDVEFSEYNVEADAERFDGGKVHILRQTAERVKDVLVGMGFQEMEGPHVDADFWINDCLFMPQDHPARTHWDRFALEQPTHIDDLPDDLVDRVERAHKEGVGPDGEGYHSPWDEDFARALALRGHTTSLSTRYLSGEEIGDLEPPQRYFSVEKVYRNDTLDPTHLLEFFQIEGWVMAEDLSVRDLMGTFEEFYAQFGITDIQFKPHYNPYTEPSFELFGTHPTTGELVEIGNSGIFREEMLEPLGVECDVMAWGLALERLLMLMYGFEDIRDIHGTLCDLELLRETEVTY
- the fer gene encoding ferredoxin Fer; the protein is MPTVEYLNYEVLDDQGWDMDDDDLFEQAADAGLDDEDYGTLDVAEGEYILEAAEAQGYDWPFSCRAGACANCAAIVFEGEIEMDMQQILSDEEVEDKNVRLTCIGSAETDEVKIVYNAKHLDYLQNRVI
- the pheT gene encoding phenylalanine--tRNA ligase subunit beta, whose translation is MPTVDIDPDELRDLTGHDEKSDEELQEDLFGLGLEFEGRTEDGEFELEFAPDRLDRLSVEGVARSMRYQYGDARGVHVPSPNSPDWTIEVAASVPDERPYVTGAVIRDVDLDEEALESLIQLQEKLHATMGRKRAKGAIGIHDLTMLKGTAATEGNPTIQYVGVEPDEDRFVPLDSDQEMTPADVLEDHGTGQTYADLVSEYDRYPAIYDSIGLFSFPPVINGRRTEVSTDSRDLFVEMTGTDQWTIDKMLNIVCYALSARGATLEEVTVEYPDSESANADSNGSRTASGGRELVRPDLSMKTKTVAHDRIETILGIGLDPDDVIDLAERSGLEAAKEENENADLVYEVTIPPYRVDVLHPLDVIDDLGRAYGFNELEPRYPDVGTVGGRHERSRLERAVREGLVGLGFEDLLNFHMISEEENYDRLDVAPGDDVYGAGEPATIKEPYSEDFTMLRTWVMPSLLMVLERNTHRSYPQNLAEIGFAAAVDESENTGVSEGRRVGAVLAHHDAGYEDAKARLQALARNFDVDLETPPTDHPTFISGRTAAVVIDGEEVGVIGEVHPKVLVEHDLEVPVSAFEFDLEALR
- a CDS encoding IS5 family transposase, which gives rise to MHSKLARFTERCVELSQKAVGSGSTEPLSKGKDGYADWVIVAIHGLREYLDHSYRRLLDVLREMPAIVAKLGLSPDELPDFTTVCARKQDLKMPVWRMLLQLSAELFDTGEVQAIDSTSIAHRSSSHNYAKRVKGTFESVKATILVDCSTRAILDVHCSMNLPHDTQIAWQVLKRNLSNVETIVADKGFDWDELRQMLRNEGIRPVIKHREFYSLDAAHNARIDDETYHQRSIAESMFFALRKRFGSTLKARTWFGQFRELVLKAAVRNIEQSLRA
- a CDS encoding MFS transporter, producing the protein MGTTTELKQGIREHLGQFSLHVLLVFATGLTIGSERTVVPVLGEDVLGVESFLVIGSFVASFGFVKALLNLYAGKWGEEYGRKPVLILGWATALPLPVILIVAPSWGWITVGNILLGINQALTWSMAINAKIDLAGPDQRGLAVGIDEAFGYSGVAVGAWITGVIAGQWSLRPEPFYFLAVVVVLAFLISIFLITETVQYAQAEGDDDHHDANLPFREVLKRATYGDRTLFAAAQAGHIENFVDTLFWIAVPLYLTSQGLGIAAVGVVVGVHSAMYFLQIATGGLADRIGRRPPVIWGMFLAGAGVLGMVFVDGYLPWAALAAASGLGMALLYPNLMTVPSDAAHPTWRSAGMGVYRMWRDSGYGVGAISIGLSMQFVNAEAAFYMTAILMFISGAIVYVWMEETHPDFGTHEPPSPATETPTRAVSED
- a CDS encoding MBL fold metallo-hydrolase, whose amino-acid sequence is MSEIRPEKLSERLQAGDDGLLVLDIRHEEEYDDWHIPDSVNVDVYDQLTDDPNAAKDALGDLPDGMEIVTVCTAGIVSQTATDVLQELEYDAETLTDGMNGWSRVHRHAPVPVDLDDTLVQVARPGKGCLSHVLISDGDAVVFDPSQYLEEYEAILEDYDAELVGVFDTHAHADHVSGAGELADRHGVPYYLHPEDALAIDATPVEEGQTVTVGQLDLEVIHTPGHSEGSVSFDIGGAALITGDTLFHTSVGRVELGVEAGIEDADIEGNAATLYESLQRLLDRSDDTVVLPAHDPGSPDPPVTATLGEVRERNEDLERDREEFVRELASDIPEHPPNFERVKRTNVGQESIPADELADLELGPNNCAAE
- a CDS encoding inorganic phosphate transporter translates to MPEVLLIVGILTAIFVGYNIGGSTTGPAFGPAVGANVITKVMAAGLMSVFFFIGAYTIGPNVVDTLGTDLVNDTSIFTLRSNVAVLFFIGGALFVGNYAGVPASTSMTAVGAIAALGLATGELNWDILGEIAVWWIVAPILGFWVAGVVGRYFYPRINAWVAIESKEGGRPMVSVDRSGLVPRLQFGVDANRREITGALVVVAIGCLMGFSSGTSNIANAIAPIYGTGDVDMVPLILIGSAAVAVGCFTIARRTLDTLGNDITHLPLTAAIVVAVISSGIVIGLSSIGIPASFVVIATMSIVGLGWGRATRTTTLSGVRAGEETRVSVGALTADEEGERSPKIGEEEPADIPKASDLFDPSTTARVILMQNVVPAISTVGAYLTFRFVPVFGF
- a CDS encoding helix-turn-helix domain-containing protein, with translation MSLYEASFRVKHECPYREISEQYPDLTIREWYLSDCQVIEITSSESPADELLEEIDQLGTILHRSIDESGLHVVTQSCLCSLEGSIIERFEEYNCLYQPPTIHRQGWEHYTIIAFDESDIQALHHDLEADRDIEVLSKTAITEQQIPHSMLAPVDQLFEDVTERQMAALRLALESGYYEQPRKTSLRDLADRTAVARSTYEEHLRKAENKLLTNAGQFLRLVTATSSADPLQIKKTGQADQAAD
- the hisA gene encoding 1-(5-phosphoribosyl)-5-[(5-phosphoribosylamino)methylideneamino]imidazole-4-carboxamide isomerase — encoded protein: MNDDASGRFGSFEVIPAVDIQDGEVVQLVQGERGTETTYGDPVEAARRWIDAGATTLHLVDLDGAFEGERANADAIDAVIDAVDVPTQLGGGIRTAEGAIDLLERGVDRVILGTAAVEHPEIVAEISETHPDSVVVSLDAKDGEVVVEGWTEGAGISPVEAAERYAELGAAAILFTNVDVEGRLEGVATDPVRELVAATDIPVIASGGVATLADVRELADAGAAAVVVGSALYEGNFTLAETQAAVDADDGSSR